GCTTGGTGTCGGATGAACCCCTGCTGGAATCTATCCTATTTCTACAGGAGCTGCTGCGCCAGGGCAAGACACCACGACAGATGAATCCGGCCAACTTTCCGACCGGAATCATCGGCAAGAATGTGCAGCGGTATTTGTATACCAGGGCGGAAGAACAAAAAAAGAAAACCCTGGAGGTTGACCGCTATGAGTTCCTGGTATACCGCGAGCTACGGAAGGCGCTTGAAGCCTGTGACGTATTTGTTCGGGATAGCAACGAATTCCGCAGCTTTGATGACGACCTGATCAACGCCGAGCGCTGGAATAAGGATAAAGACGCGATATTGCAAGAAATCGGCGCACCGATTCTGTTGACACCGATTCAGGATACGTTAGCCGCGCTCAAGCAGGAATTGGAAGCCAAGTACAAGTCCGTGAACCAGCATATTGAAAGCGGCGACAATAAACATATCAAAATCACCGGTAGCGGGGACAAACTTCGCTGGGCGTTGGTTTATCCCTCCGAAGAAGAATTAACCAACAGCCCTTTCTATGCTCAATTGCCGAGTATCGGCGTGGCCGACCTGCTTTGGTTCGTCGCTGAAAGAACAGGATACTTGAAGTCATTTGCCCACGTTTTGGAGCGCTACGTCAAACAAGATACTGATCCCAAGCTCATTCTGGCGTGTATCGTTGCTATGGGCACTAATATGGGTTTATGGAAAATGGCGGAAGTCTCGGGGCTTAGTTATTCTGCGTTGCTGACGACGGCTCGCAATTTTCTGCGAGCGGAAACGCTACATGCGGCGAATGACGCCATTTCCAACGCTACGGCGGCGTTGCCTGTTTTCCAAGCGTACGACATCCACCAACAGAAGCATTCTAGCAGTGATGGCCAGCATATAGTCACGCAGATCGACACGGTCAATGCCCGACACTCCAGCAAGTTTTTTGCGCTAAAGAAAGGCGTAAACGCCATTACCTTGGCCATGAATCATGTCCCGATTAATGCCAAGATTATCGGTGCGCACGAACACGAATCACATTTCGTGTTCGACATCCTGTACAACAATACCACGGAGATCAAGCCGGAAAGGCATTCGACGGACACACATGGCACCAATCAAGTGAATTTCTTTATCTTGCGCGTCTTCGGCTACCAATTTTCGCCACGTTATCGCGACCTGCATAAAAAGATCGATAGCCTGGTTGGATTCCAGCACCCAAGCCGTTATGGCGATATCCTGTTTAAACCATCGCGTAAAGTCTTTGATACCTTAATCTGCAAGGAGTGGCCGAATATCCAGCGCATTCTGGCTTCGCTGGCACAAAAGGACGTGACTCAAGCAACCATCGTGCGTAAGCTCGCCAGTTATAAGCGGCAAAACCAGACCAAGAAGGCCCTATGGGAATTGGACAATATTTATCGGTCACTTCATATTCTTGATTTCATCGATGACCCAATACTCAGGCAGCGCATTCAGAAGGCGCTTAATCGCGGCGAGGCGTATCATCGTATGCGACGAGCGATTTCCTATGTCAATGGCGGTAAATTCCGGGTAAAAACCGAAGCGGAGCAACAAATCTGGAACGATTGTTCCCGGCTGATTGCCAACGCCATCATCCACTACAACACGCTAATCTTGTCACGGGTGTATGAGCAAAAACTGGCTGCCGGCGACCAGGATGCTATCGAGATCATCAAAGGCACGTCGCCCGTCGCCTGGCAAAATGTGAATCTGATCGGTAAGTTTGAATTTACGGAAGAAAATGCCAAGGTTGACATCGAGGCGTTGGCCGCACGATATAACGACCCTGATTTTTGGCGAAAGTCTGTTGAGGGTTATAGCGATGCTTAATATTAGGTGTTGCTAATTTTTACCTTTTCGAGGGGATGGGCAAAAATAGCCTTCTTGCGCACGAGTTCTCGCAATGCCCGCTCCCGCTGTTCGCCTTTCGGTATTTGCACTTTCTTGTCGGTGGCCAGATCGTAAAATAAGGCGGCAATCAACGTGCTCAATTTGACGCTGTGCTTTTCGACACTCAGCGATTTCGAGACGGTGATTTTGTTTTCGTCCTTCAACTGCTGTTGTAAGCGTCGCATGGTGACGGTCTTGCCGCTGCCCACCACGCCGCAGACCGCGATGAGCTTGCCTTCCTGGATGGCCCCCTTGATGTCCTTGAGCAACTGTTTATGCTGTTCTGTCTCGAAATAGCCGGTTTGGCTGAGCGGCTGTGTCAGCCCAAAATATTGCATCACTTCAACCCGCATGTCCTTCTCCTGCTTGTTGTTCACGAAAGTAGCTATGCACACGCGACAACACTACGCTACGCGTCAGGGTTTCGGCCAGAATCTGATCGATCGCCGCTCGCTCGGATGGCGAAAGCTTGGCTAGTGGCATAGCCAGATCGTCTGCAATAGCCAGCTTGGCGGCGATTGCATTGGGAAACTGGTATTCCTGCACTGGGGGCTCGAAAGGTTGTTTCGGCAGTTCTACCGTCGTCGCTGTCGGCTTCAAACGGATGTCGTCGCCGGACAGCGCCGATATCGGTAACGCCAGCTGATCGGCCAAGGCGCGAATACGCTCGGCGCGCGCTGCGGTTTTACCCCGCTTGAAGGCGCGGTACCGATGGAGCGGGATGGGGCCGGATACCGGATAGTAAGGCCCGAACTTTTCGCCTTCGAACTCGACAACCATTTCGTCGTCGAACAGCCCCCACAATAAGATGACGGTCTCGCCCGCCATATCGGGCTCCACTTCATACGTCGTGCCGGATATATTGATCCGGGCATCGACACCGACTTTGCGGGTTTCGGGTTCCCGCGCGAAACGACAGAATTGCTCCCAGCTGCACATTTCACGTAGACCTTCCGCCGGCAAATGTGTCAGCCAGTCCGTCAAGCGGGAATGTTTCTCGGTGCGGTGATTCTGATCGTTGTAACGAAGCAGATAGCGCAGTAACCATTCATTGGCTTGTTTTTCGGTCTCCGGCTTATGAAAATGGTACAGGGTTTCGTGAGCTTCTTTGACGGTTCTGAAGGGCCGCTCGACTTTGCCCTTTGATCGGGCGGTGGTACGCGTTCCGTCCTTGCCGGCGGGCAGATGGGTTTGCCATTCGACGCCCAGGGCCAGCATCACATTCTGGAACACCAGACTCTTGGCGACCGGGCCGTTATCCAGGTAAATCATCTTAGGGCGTCCTTGAAAGGGAAAGCCGGCATCGGCTTTAGCAGCCATGGCATTGAACAGAAAACGCAAGGCCGATTCGGCATCTTCACCATATACACAGCGGTATTCCTGATAACAAACGCCGCTACGATCATCGACCACGCTGAACAGCATCAAGGTGGGTTGGCCTTTGGCCGGATCTATCCATTCCGGCTTATCGATATGCTTGAGGTCGGAAGGCGACAGATCGAATTGCCAGCAGTCATTGCTAAATTCGGCCTGGAAACGCACGGCGGGCGGTTCGCGCAACAAGCGCGGATGATCCAGATGATAAGTCGACAGATAGCGGTTGATCGTGGCTCGCTTCAATAAGCCTTTTGGCGTTTTGACCAGCCCTTGGGCGGTTTCCACGCCATGGTCTTCCAAGAGCCGAATGGCTTGCTGGGTGGATAGATGCCGGCCTTGTTTGTTGGTGGTCCGCAGTTTCAGCGCCGCAATCAGTTCGCAGTAACGCTCCAAGTCGGCCGCCGGCAGCAAGCGGGATTTGCCGTAATCGGCGCGATGCGCGGCGTGAGGTTTGCGGAAGTCGTTTAATGCCCGGTAGACGGTCGTGGTCGAAATGCCATACAAATCGGCGACCGCCGCGATTTGGGTAGCGCGTTCCGGACTTTTGGGCGGCAAGCGGTCAAGCCGCTGCCGTAATTGCAGCAGGGAATCGACCGGAATAACCTTACGTTTCCTGTCCACCGCTCGCCAGTGCGCGATACACCGTCGCGCGGCCGATGCCCAGCCGCCGCGCGATCTCGGTCGCCCCCAGTTTTTCATCGTGGCGAAGGCGCTTGATTTCGGCGGTATCAATCGAGGGCTTACGGCCTCGATAAACACCGCGTGATTTTGCGGCGGCAATGCCTTCAATCTGCCGCTCGCGGCGCAGGTTGGTTTCAAATTCGGCGAATACGCCCAGCATGTCCAAAAACGCTTTCCCGGCCGCCGTGCGGGTATCGATCGGTTGCTCGGTGGCTTTCAAGGTGACGCCTTGCGCCTTCAGCGTAAAAACGATGTCTTGAAGGTCTTTGATGCTACGCGCGAGCCGGTCAATGCGCGTGACGACCAAGGTATCGCCGCACCGCAGGAAATCCAGTAAAACTTGAAGCTCTGTCCGTCCCGTTCGACTGGTGCCGGTGGCTTTCTCCGCCCGAATGACTTCGCAGCCGGCGGCGCGAAGCGCCAGTTCTTGTAAAGTGAAATCCTGATCGTTGCTGGAAACGCGAGCGTACCCGTAGAGCGCCATAAACCGGTAGTGTCTCATTAGCCTTATAGAGGCTAAGACAGTACCATATCAAAAATAACAAAACAACCCTATTGAGACAGATAAATTGTCTCATTGGATTGACGCATACGGGTATACTCAAAAGAAACGATATTTTTCGCGCCCACGAAAAGTTCTGAAACAAGGCAAGTGGTGTTTTTCAAGGTAGTTGACGCGAGGGACTTTGGAGGCCATTGTCAACCCGCGTCCAGAATCGACGCCGGCACAGCCACAGGGACTGTACCTGGACAAAGGTTATGACTACGACGAAATGCGTGAGCTGATGGAGGCATTCGGTTATACGGCGCCTACCCGTCCCCATGGTAAGATGCTGACCCGCTGGGAAAAACGGGCCGCGTCTTATCTGGCCATGCTCCACCTGGCCAGTGGCATAATCAGTTGATAAGCAAAAGGTCTATTGGGACAGTTAATCCATACCGGTGCTTAGTAAGATTACCACAAACTGTTCTTTAATTAGCTATGAGAAACTGGGTCAATGCGGAATCAAATCAGGCCTCTTTCGCGCTATCAATTTTTGTTAAAGCGGTTTTAACTTGCTGACGAAACCAATTATTAGGATGGTTGATAAACTGTTCGATGTCGCTTCTGGCCTCCACCGCTTTGAGTTTTCCGAGCCCTATCACAGCTGCCACTGCGATATCACTATCACTAAGACATTTCCTTAGAAAAGGAATCGCATTTTTACCCTGTATTCCTGCCTGGAACAGGCGGAAATTCTGTGCGGCGTCAAAGTCGAGGAAGCCTTTGAGGATCTGGGTTATCGCGGCGTTGAGATCCCCGCCGTCAGGCTTTACAAAGCCCGGCAAAAGCGCGGCCTGAACACGCGCCGATTGAAGCGAGCCTTGAAACGACGCAATGCCATCGAACCGATTATCGGCCACCTGAAAAACGACGGGCTTCTGCGCCGTAACCACCTCAAAGGCATGTTGGGCGATGCCATGCATGCCATTTTGTGCGGCGCCGGCCATAACATCCGCTTGATTCTCAGGCAGCTGAGAATTTTTTGGCCTGAATTTTGGCAAGCTCTCCATCGCTTCTGGGCGCTCTCACCGCGTGGGCTTGTTTTACTTCCAGCATGACGACCCTTGTTTTAAAGTTCAGGCTTTTTCAGGGCCAACTAAATACAATTAACGTTCCATTGCTATTCCATCCTTGATTCGTATAAGCCGATTAATATCGGTAAGAACCTTTCTGAAATAATTATCCCTGTAAGCCCCGCAACGGCTACAAAAAACATAGAAGCGACTAATTTTCTAATCAAAGAACCATTTCTGGTTTGAAGAACAAATGAAAAACTAAAAGCAATGCTTGCAAACGAAGCCAATATCGAAGCCTTACTTGCGAGCGCTGCCGAAATGCTTCCGTGCGACGCAAGATTGGCTGAAGCGGCCACGGAACTGGCGCTCGACACTAATCCGCCAATAATGCTAACGGTATAAAATCCAGTTTCTCCAAAAATGTTTTGGGATAGTGTTCCAAATATGTGAATGACTAGAAATACAAAACCGTATTTCAAGGCAGTCCATAAAGAAAACGGTAAACCCAGTGTTAATTGTATGGGCTCGTTTTCGACGATGACTCTACCACTACGATGGCTGATCAAAACCAAAACGGCGCTTGTAAAAAACATCAATACAAACGCCAGCCAACTATTTAATAAAACATTTGGTGCCAAGATGAGCAAGAGCATCGCATTACGCGCTAACATCGCCGTTGTTGCCAATAATATGCTTCTATAAGCATAGTCGACCAACCTATCGTTATATTTAATGCGGCTGGTAAGCTCAATGACAGTAAAATTACTATTTACTAATCCTCCTAAAAAACCAGAAATTTCCGTGCCTCGCGCACCATAAATCTTTAAAAGAACATAGTTTGTAAAACCTATGCTTGAAATTAATATAACTGTAACCCATGTCGCTCTTGGATCGATCAATTTCCAGGGACCAATTGAACCGGGTGGCAATGCTGGATAAATTACGATAGCCAGAATCGCCAAAAGTAGTGCGGAACGCAGTTCGCTTTCCGTTAATCCGACCGAAAAACCGCTTAGAGGTTCTTTCAAAGCCAAAAGTGCGGTGACTATAACCATAACTGCCGCAGGAGAAATGGTATGCCCTTGCCCGCATAGAATACCAGCGAAACAGGTGATCAACATGGCGGCCGAAGTTGTTAACTCGATAGTTTGTTTAGTATGTAACAATTGGATGTTTAGAGTATAAGTCAGTAGCCCGACCAGAAAAAGGCTCAATAAGGCAAAGTTTTCCCCCATTGCGCCGCCTATTCCTCCGAGTAGCGCAATAAGTCCGAATGTTCTTAGACCGGCTTCTTTATCGCGCCTTTCTCGTTCAAGCCCGATTAGCAAACCCAACACCAGACTCAGCGACAAACGAATTAAAGTTTCACCGTAAGGCCAAATAATGGTAGGCAATAAAACTGATTGATCCTGCATTTTATTTTAAATAAATAAACATTTATCGTTGCCGTTACATTCGGTAAATAAAATATGTTTATCTTGCGACGCGCAAGTTTAACGATCCAGAATACACTGCCGAACGCCTCGGGAAAATAAAGTTGTTAATGGCGATGTAAAAAGTTAACAATAATTACGCGATCGTTTTTAACGATTAACTCTTGAACCGAGCTTTCAAAACCAGTTTAACTTTCCTTCAATAGATTATGCGTATCCTGCTTGCCGAAGACGATACGTCTTTAGGCGCCACCTTGCAATCCTGGCTGCAACTCGACGGCTATGCGGTCGATTGGGTTAAACGCGGCGACCATGCCGAGACGGCATTGCGCGCACAATCTTACCAATGCCTATTACTCGATCGTGGCTTGCCAGCATTGAGCGGCGACCGCTTACTATCCGCTTTGCGGGCCAGCGGCAACGACATGCCGGTATTGTTAATTACCGCCCGCGACGCCTTGTCGGACCGCATTGCGGGTCTCGATCTCGGTGCCGACGATTATCTGGTGAAACCTTTCGATTTGGAAGAATTATCGGCGCGCATTCGCGCTGCTATTCGGCGCGGCTCCGGGCAGGCTGCCGGCGTGCTGCGCCACGGCGGCATCACGCTTGACCCGGCCGGCAAGCATGTTACCCAAAACGGGGCAACCGTCGCGTTAACCGCACGAGAATTCGCCATCCTTCATGCCTTAATGCTGCACGGCGGCCGGCCGGTCGGTCGCGATAGGCTCGAAGATGCTCTATATGGCTGGGGCGAGGAAGTGGAAAGTAATACAGTCGAAGTACACATTTACCACCTGCGCAAAAAGCTCGGGCACGGCCTGATTCGCACGATGCGCGGCTTGGGTTATGTGCTGGAATCGCCATGACGGGTTGGTTTCTGCAATGGCTGCGCGGCAAGGCCGGCCGCGTTTCCCATCCGCCCTATTCGCTAAGAAGGCGATTGTTGGTTTCGGTGCTGGGGGCCAGCGCGCTGTTATGGTCGGTCAGTTTGGCGATCATGGTCAATATTGCCTGGGACGAAACCAACGATGTGTTCGACGACGGCCTGGAGGACGCCGCTCAATTGATTCGCGCGGCTGGCGCCGATGTGTCCGGGCCGGCAGTGGCGAATACCGGCCCGATAGACCGCGATCGCCGCCATGCCGGCATTTATTACCAACTCGTCGCCGACAACCGTGTATTGCGCCGTACCGGACCGACCCCCGATGAACCGTTCGTGACCGATTTCGATCGGCACAAAGGATTCCGAACAGCATGGGTCGGCATCGTGCCGTGGCGGGTATTCGTCTTGCGTGACGAAGATGGCGGCGCTGAAGTCCAGGTCGGCCAGCCGCTGCAAGCACGCACCGAAATTCTCGAAGAATTGGCGGACGATCTGATTTGGCCGGCCATGACGTTACTGGCATTACTCGGTGCGGTTATCTGGCTGGCGATCAGCCGGTTGATCGGACCGATCGAACAAACGGCGCTGACCATCGCCGGCAAAACCCCGGAAGATTTGACGCCGGTGGCGGTTATTGAGCAACCGGTAGAATTGCAACCGATCGTCAATGCGCTCAATACCGTGTTAGGCCGTTTGGACCATGCGCTGCAAGCCGAACGCCGCTTCACCGCGGACGCCGCGCACGAATTGCGCACACCGTTGTCCGCGCTGCGGATGAAGATCCAGTTGCTGGAACGGCAGCATCCCGAGCATCGGCCGTCGTTACGCCAGCTCTACCACGACACCGACCGCTGCACCGCGCTGATCGAAAATCTGCTGACCCTGGCCCGTTTCGATGCCGCCCAGGCGGCGACAGTGCCGCGCGAATCCGTGGCGTTGCCGGATTTGCTCGACGAACTGCGCCGCTATCATCTACCTCAAGCCGAAACCGGACAGATCGAGTTGGCCGTGGAGTGTAGTGTGGCGACATTGGTCGGTAATGCGGATTTGTTGCGTATCGCGCTGCGCAATTTGCTCGACAACGCGCTGCGTTACTGCCCGCCGGGCTGCCGGGTGCGTATCGAGGCGCGGTCCATTGCCGCCGGGATACGCCTGACGGTACGCGACGACGGTCCGGGGGTCGAAGCATCCCAGCGCAGCCAGCTGGCCGGACGTTTTTTTCGAGTGCTCGGCAGCGACCGGAGCGGAAGCGGCCTGGGGCTGTCCATCGTTGAGCGCATTGCCGCGCTGCACGGCGCCACGCTGTATTTCGAGACCGGCCTCAATCAACGCGGCTTGAGCGCGGTGCTGGACTTTCCCAGCCCCGGGCAGGAAAGAAACGCCGTTTAGCTTCATATTCGCTTCATCGCCGCGTGGTCAAATGGTTGCCACGATCCCGGTGCCTGCCGACGCGGGTACGGGACGTGCCTTTCATTTATCGATTATTTGGAGAAGCCGCCATGAAACGCTTATCGACCTTGATTATTCTCGTTTTCGTTGCCCACACCGCACAGGCGGAATACGCCGGCCCAAGCAACGTGCCGGCCATGACCGTCAAGCAATTGCTGGATACCGGCACTGACGACCAATACGCGACCTTACACGGCCGATTGGTATCGCACGACGGCGGTAAACATTACACCTTCGCGGACGACAGCGGTAAATTGCGCGTGGAAATCGAGCCGCAACTGTTGCCGGCCGGCCAAACCATTGACGCCAAAACCCGAGTAGAAATCAGCGGCGAGTTCGACAAAGACTTCGGCGAGGCGGAAGAATTGGAGGTCAAACAGATCAAAGTGTTGCCTTGATTTACCCAGGGGACGGCCGGTTTCGCTCCGTCTTCATTAATGAACTTTGCAAAACAATACGGATGCCAACAATGTCCGCAATCGTCAGCAAAGCGCTAAACAATCTTCGTTCCCACAGATTGTCGGCCAGATCAGCCTGGCTCGTCCTGCTGGCGGGATGTCTGTTGGGAACGACGGCGCAAGCCGGTTCCGTGGAAAACATGGCGGGTAACTGGAGTTCGCTTACTCTCTCGGGCAGTCTCCGCGCTATCTCGCCCAAGTTTCATCAATTCCGCTGGATCCTGATCAATCAGACTCGCCTGCGGGACGACAACCCCGCTGCCTGGCGCCTCAACGAAGACCAGTTCTACGCGCAAATGGGCTTTACCGTTAATTCATACGCCAGCGTCTGGCTGGGCTACGTCCACGATTGGCATCATTCTCTCGGCAAAACAGCCTACCACGAAAGCCGGACCTACCAGGACCTGCTGTTCGACGTTCCGATTACGCCTTTCAAGGCCAAAATCCGCACCCGACTGGAACAGCGGGTCAACCAAACCACGGGCAACATGGGTATCCGCCTGCGACAAATGGCCACGCTCCAGTTTCCCCTGGTCTTCATCGATCCAAAACTGTCTTTGTACGCGAGCGACGAGGTGCTTTGCCACCTGAACGCCAATAGCTTCGGGGCTACCGGGTTCAGTGAAAACCGCGCAATGGCGGGATTTAGCTTCCAATTCAATCGCCGGCTCGGCGTGGACCTTGGGTATCTCGGGCAAACCATTCAGGAAGCCGGCGGCGACATAGTCCTCACGCATAATGTGAACGCCAACCTGAGTTACCGGTTTTAATGCCATAACATTCAAATGGCCACAATAACCGGCTTGTCATGAAAGGCTACCGATTTTCGGGCCCTTGTACTTTGGCCGTTGCGATCGTTTTGGCTTCCGGATGCGCTAGTCAAGCACCCAAATCGACCGGTGAAGCACCGGTCGCCAACGCTGTGGAACGCAAATGCGGTCCTGCATCAGTGTTTAAAGAACTAAATTCCAGTTCGGAACGGTACGATGAAGAAAATACGGCGCTACTCATTTCGGAACTCTCTGCGTTATCTCCCGCAATGTTGGATATCGCCAATATCATAGGCGTTACAAAGTCATTTGAAGGACTTCATTTGCGAGATGTAAGGAATCCGCAACCTGAATCAGACAAGCGCATACAACAGTTGCAAGTTAGAGAACAGCTAACCATTCGGATATTGCAGGCCTTGCTAGCCGTAAAGAGCGCTGCAGCGGAAGCCGACTGCGAAGAAGAACGAGCTGCAGATGTCGCTGATCGTCTTCAAGACAGTCAGGAGTTTCAGTCGACGCAGTTCACCGTACTTTCCCTTCTCGGCAGCGGTTTGGGCGGAGCATTATCCGGCGGACTGTCTCTCGGCGCACAAGCCACTTGGTCGGCAATCGCAGGCATTATCGCCGGTATTACCGAAGCAACATTCGGCACTATGGCGCTATCGAATTCGTTAACCCTTGAGTTCAACCACGAACGCAATATATTGAAGGAAATTTGGGATGGCCCCAAGCAATCAAAATTATTTCCACGGTCAGTGTGGCGGTTCTTGAATCGGCCGTTGCCGGACGATGTTTCCCATCGATCACTACGGGAGACATTGATTGCTCGTTGGCAGCGCGATGGGCGCCTCGGAGAGGCTAATTCAATAGCGGAGCAACACCGTATCGAACTGTTTTTCGGTGCCGGCGGTTTGTACACCGCAAACGAGCTACGGGACCGCGCCGCGATGTTAGACATGGTGGAATCAGATGTAAATCTAATGAGTCATGATCTGGAACATTTTCTGGATGAACTTTTATCTCATTCAGTTCTATAGCCTTGCGTTGACTGGAATTTGGTTTCTATCAAATTCGTAGGATGATCAAGATGCTAAAATTCTACAATAACAGGGATTTGGAGACAGCGTGCGTAGCTGAAGCGGATCTGCGAGGTCAACTTTTGGCGGCGGGTTTGCCGATTTAAAGCTTGGTTTCATTTGCAGTTAGAGTGAGCTGGAGAATAGCAATTGCGAGCCCGAAGGGATAAATGCAAGCTCAGTTGCAATTAATTCGAGCTTAGCGGAGTTTTCAGTTGCAGTTAATTCGAGCCGAAATCGGCGTTAAATGCGAGCCCGACCAATTTCAAACGCGAGCCGATACAATTAGCGGGTATCGATTCGCCAAGCTGCGCTTACAGTGCGATTACGCGCATGGAGTTGCTGAGTTTTCCTGATTTGACGGATGTGGAAGCGACGTTTATCAGGCAATTATTGGAACCGATGACCTATCTCGCTGTTAGTCAGATTATTGAGGAACGCACCATCGAATTTAGGCATTTGCATCGCGTCAAATTGCCTGACGCCATTATTGCTGCAACCGCGCAAACACACGATCTCCAGTTGTTGACACTGGACAAAAAACTAGCCGCCAAACTGTAAAGTCACTTTTATGAACGCCGAATCCATCGTTTCCAAAGTCTGGAGTTTTTGTACCACCCTGCGCGACGACGGCGTGGGTTATGGCGATTATCTGGAACAGCTGACTTATCTGATCTTTTTGAAGATGGCCGACGAATACAGCCGGCCACCGCATAACCGCAATGTCGGCATCCCCGCCGAATACAACTGGCAAAGCCTTAAGACTAAAAAAGGCGCGGCGCTGGAAGGCCATTATGTGGTGCTGTTGCGCGAGCTGGGTAATAAGCCGGGTATATTGGGGCAAATTTTTACCAAGGCGCAAAACAAGATTCAGGATCCGGCTAAGTTGTCGCGCTTGATCGATATGGTCAACGACACCGATTGGGTGGTGATGGGCGCGGATACCAAAGGCACCATCTACGAGGGTTTGCTGGAGAAAAACGCCGAGGATACCAAGTCCGGCGCTGGGCAATACTTCACGCCACGGGCTTTGATCAAGGCAATGGTGGAGTGTGTGCGGCCTGAACCCAGCAAATCGATTGCCGACCCAGCCTGCGGGACCGGCGGTTTCTTTTTGGCGGCCTATGACTTTTTAAAAGCCAACTACCCGCTGGATAAAAAGCAGTTGGCATTCTTAAAACACGAAACCTTTTACGGCAACGAGATTGTCGCCAATACCCGCCGCATGTGCTTGATGAATATGTTTTTGCATAACATCGGCGAAATCGATGGCAACAACGCCATTTCATCCAACGACGCCTTGGTGGCGCCACCGGCAGAAACCGTCGATTACGTGCTGGCTAATCCGCCGTTTGGAAAGAAAAGCAGCATGACCTTTACCAACGAGGAAGGCGAGCAGGAAAAGGACGAGCTGACTTATAACCGCCAGGATTTTTGGGCAACCACATCCAACAAGCAGCTTAATTTTGTGCAGCACATTCGCAGCCTGCTGAAAATCAGTGG
This window of the Methylomonas koyamae genome carries:
- a CDS encoding HsdM family class I SAM-dependent methyltransferase, with product MNAESIVSKVWSFCTTLRDDGVGYGDYLEQLTYLIFLKMADEYSRPPHNRNVGIPAEYNWQSLKTKKGAALEGHYVVLLRELGNKPGILGQIFTKAQNKIQDPAKLSRLIDMVNDTDWVVMGADTKGTIYEGLLEKNAEDTKSGAGQYFTPRALIKAMVECVRPEPSKSIADPACGTGGFFLAAYDFLKANYPLDKKQLAFLKHETFYGNEIVANTRRMCLMNMFLHNIGEIDGNNAISSNDALVAPPAETVDYVLANPPFGKKSSMTFTNEEGEQEKDELTYNRQDFWATTSNKQLNFVQHIRSLLKISGRAAVVVPDNVLFEGGAGELVRKKLMQNTDLHTILRLPTGIFYANGVKANVLFFDNREASPNPWTKEIWYYDYRTNIHHTLKKKPLRYEDLQDFIACYNPANRHQRHETWHEQNNPEGRWRKFSYEQILARDKTSLDIFWLKDKSLADLDNLPEPDDIAAEIIENVEAGLACFREIAGVLG
- a CDS encoding YgiW/YdeI family stress tolerance OB fold protein, which gives rise to MKRLSTLIILVFVAHTAQAEYAGPSNVPAMTVKQLLDTGTDDQYATLHGRLVSHDGGKHYTFADDSGKLRVEIEPQLLPAGQTIDAKTRVEISGEFDKDFGEAEELEVKQIKVLP
- a CDS encoding type II toxin-antitoxin system VapC family toxin; this encodes MDSPSCAYSAITRMELLSFPDLTDVEATFIRQLLEPMTYLAVSQIIEERTIEFRHLHRVKLPDAIIAATAQTHDLQLLTLDKKLAAKL
- a CDS encoding ATP-binding protein; translated protein: MTGWFLQWLRGKAGRVSHPPYSLRRRLLVSVLGASALLWSVSLAIMVNIAWDETNDVFDDGLEDAAQLIRAAGADVSGPAVANTGPIDRDRRHAGIYYQLVADNRVLRRTGPTPDEPFVTDFDRHKGFRTAWVGIVPWRVFVLRDEDGGAEVQVGQPLQARTEILEELADDLIWPAMTLLALLGAVIWLAISRLIGPIEQTALTIAGKTPEDLTPVAVIEQPVELQPIVNALNTVLGRLDHALQAERRFTADAAHELRTPLSALRMKIQLLERQHPEHRPSLRQLYHDTDRCTALIENLLTLARFDAAQAATVPRESVALPDLLDELRRYHLPQAETGQIELAVECSVATLVGNADLLRIALRNLLDNALRYCPPGCRVRIEARSIAAGIRLTVRDDGPGVEASQRSQLAGRFFRVLGSDRSGSGLGLSIVERIAALHGATLYFETGLNQRGLSAVLDFPSPGQERNAV
- a CDS encoding DUF2490 domain-containing protein — its product is MSAIVSKALNNLRSHRLSARSAWLVLLAGCLLGTTAQAGSVENMAGNWSSLTLSGSLRAISPKFHQFRWILINQTRLRDDNPAAWRLNEDQFYAQMGFTVNSYASVWLGYVHDWHHSLGKTAYHESRTYQDLLFDVPITPFKAKIRTRLEQRVNQTTGNMGIRLRQMATLQFPLVFIDPKLSLYASDEVLCHLNANSFGATGFSENRAMAGFSFQFNRRLGVDLGYLGQTIQEAGGDIVLTHNVNANLSYRF